A part of Homoserinibacter sp. YIM 151385 genomic DNA contains:
- a CDS encoding PTS transporter subunit EIIC translates to MSDYTPAASGTGARAKVQRFGAFLAGMVMPNLGAFIAFGLITALFIPDGWINSLAGTTDDPLPITVQLSTLVGPLINILLPLLIGYTGGKMVHGTRGAVVGAVATLGAMLAPVALQLTGLSINGVEPLPAPENIAGIGANFIGAFILGPLTALLLKLWDNAISGKVQGGFEMLVDNFSAGILGGLMAAFGIYVVGPATFYLGQALGAATSWLVELKLLPLVSIIVEPAKVLFLNNALNHGVFTPLGAQQADELGRSVFYMIESNPGPGLGILTAMLLFGPRAIRPTVPAAMVVHFLGGIHEIYFPYVLMKPILVLAAIVGGATGVLWAVIWDLGLAGPASPGSIIAWALVSPPDKILLNLLGIILSAAVSAIIGALLLGFGRKEQVDPVDLEAAKEQSAANKAASKGATA, encoded by the coding sequence ATGTCCGACTACACACCCGCCGCCTCCGGCACCGGTGCCCGAGCGAAGGTCCAGCGCTTCGGCGCGTTCCTCGCGGGCATGGTGATGCCGAACCTGGGCGCCTTCATCGCGTTCGGTCTCATCACCGCGCTCTTCATCCCCGACGGCTGGATCAACTCCCTCGCCGGCACGACCGATGACCCGCTGCCCATCACGGTGCAGCTCTCGACCCTCGTCGGCCCGCTGATCAACATCCTGCTCCCGCTGCTCATCGGCTACACGGGCGGCAAGATGGTGCACGGCACCCGCGGCGCGGTCGTCGGCGCCGTGGCGACGCTCGGCGCGATGCTCGCCCCGGTCGCGCTGCAGCTCACCGGCCTCAGCATCAACGGCGTCGAGCCGCTGCCCGCCCCGGAGAACATCGCCGGCATCGGGGCGAACTTCATCGGCGCGTTCATCCTCGGCCCGCTCACGGCGCTCCTGCTCAAGCTGTGGGACAACGCGATCTCGGGCAAGGTCCAGGGCGGCTTCGAGATGCTCGTCGACAACTTCTCGGCCGGCATCCTCGGCGGTCTCATGGCGGCCTTCGGCATCTACGTGGTCGGCCCGGCGACGTTCTACCTCGGCCAGGCGCTCGGCGCCGCGACGAGCTGGCTCGTCGAGCTCAAGCTCCTCCCGCTCGTCTCGATCATCGTCGAGCCCGCGAAGGTGCTGTTCCTCAACAACGCGCTCAACCACGGCGTCTTCACGCCGCTCGGCGCGCAGCAGGCCGATGAGCTCGGTCGCTCGGTGTTCTACATGATCGAGTCGAACCCCGGCCCGGGGCTCGGCATCCTCACCGCGATGCTGCTCTTCGGGCCGCGCGCGATCCGCCCGACGGTGCCGGCCGCGATGGTCGTCCACTTCCTCGGCGGCATCCACGAGATCTACTTCCCCTACGTCCTCATGAAGCCGATCCTCGTCCTCGCGGCGATCGTCGGCGGCGCCACGGGCGTGCTCTGGGCCGTCATCTGGGACCTCGGCCTCGCAGGCCCGGCATCGCCCGGATCGATCATCGCGTGGGCGCTCGTCTCGCCGCCGGACAAGATCCTGCTCAACCTGCTCGGCATCATCCTCTCGGCCGCCGTCTCGGCGATCATCGGCGCGCTGCTCCTCGGCTTCGGTCGCAAGGAGCAGGTCGACCCGGTCGACCTCGAGGCCGCGAAGGAGCAGTCCGCCGCGAACAAGGCCGCGTCCAAGGGCGCGACCGCGTAG
- a CDS encoding PTS lactose transporter subunit IIB — protein MATIDGSSVKKLIVACDAGMGSSVMLASTLKKQLAKSGVTVEHSPVANIPSDADVVVTQSALAERARGVVPEVPVIPFQLFMGDPAVTKIVKAIQNGETVEV, from the coding sequence ATGGCAACCATCGACGGATCCAGCGTCAAGAAGCTCATCGTCGCCTGCGACGCGGGGATGGGGTCGAGCGTCATGCTCGCCTCGACCCTCAAGAAGCAGCTCGCGAAGAGCGGCGTCACGGTCGAGCACTCGCCGGTCGCGAACATCCCCAGCGATGCGGATGTCGTCGTGACGCAGTCGGCGCTCGCCGAGCGCGCACGCGGCGTCGTGCCGGAGGTGCCGGTCATCCCCTTCCAGCTGTTCATGGGCGACCCGGCGGTCACGAAGATCGTCAAGGCCATCCAGAACGGCGAGACGGTGGAGGTCTGA
- the rpsA gene encoding 30S ribosomal protein S1, whose product MTTATTATAAKQVAINDIGSAEDFLAAVEKTLKFFNDGDLIEGTVVKIDRDEVLLDVGYKTEGVIPSRELSIKHDVDPNEVVEVGDSVEALVLQKEDKEGRLILSKKRAQYERAWGDVEKIKEADGVVTGTVIEVVKGGLIVDIGLRGFLPASLIELRRVRDLTPYLGQELEAKILELDKNRNNVVLSRRALLEQTQSESRSTFLNNLQKGQVRKGVVSSIVNFGAFVDLGGVDGLVHVSELSWKHIEHASEVVEVGQEVTVEILEVDLERERVSLSLKATQEDPWQIFARTHAIGQIAPGKVTKLVPFGAFVRVADGIEGLVHISELSAKHVELAEQVVSVGEEVFVKVIDIDLDRRRISLSLKQANEGVDPNNAEFDSGLAALYGMVTEYDEQGNYKYPEGFDAETGEWMEGFDAQREAWEAEYAAAQTRWEAHKAQVLKAEEEGEKDLLPSSSSYGGGEGASSSASSTGGTLADDESLAALREKLSSNS is encoded by the coding sequence ATGACAACCGCAACGACCGCCACGGCCGCCAAGCAGGTCGCGATCAACGACATCGGATCTGCTGAGGACTTCCTGGCCGCGGTCGAGAAGACCCTCAAGTTCTTCAACGACGGCGACCTCATCGAGGGCACCGTCGTCAAGATCGACCGCGACGAGGTCCTCCTCGACGTCGGCTACAAGACCGAGGGCGTCATCCCCTCGCGCGAGCTCTCCATCAAGCACGACGTCGACCCCAACGAGGTCGTCGAGGTCGGCGACAGCGTCGAGGCGCTCGTCCTCCAGAAGGAGGACAAGGAAGGCCGCCTCATCCTGTCCAAGAAGCGCGCGCAGTACGAGCGCGCCTGGGGCGACGTGGAGAAGATCAAGGAGGCGGACGGCGTCGTCACCGGCACCGTCATCGAGGTCGTCAAGGGCGGCCTCATCGTCGACATCGGCCTCCGCGGCTTCCTCCCGGCCTCGCTCATCGAGCTGCGCCGCGTCCGCGACCTCACGCCGTACCTCGGTCAGGAGCTCGAGGCGAAGATCCTCGAGCTCGACAAGAACCGCAACAACGTCGTCCTCTCGCGCCGCGCGCTCCTCGAGCAGACGCAGTCCGAGTCGCGCTCGACCTTCCTCAACAACCTCCAGAAGGGCCAGGTCCGCAAGGGCGTCGTGTCCTCGATCGTCAACTTCGGCGCCTTCGTCGACCTCGGCGGCGTCGACGGCCTCGTGCACGTCTCGGAGCTCTCGTGGAAGCACATCGAGCACGCCTCCGAGGTCGTCGAGGTCGGCCAGGAGGTCACCGTCGAGATCCTCGAGGTCGACCTCGAGCGCGAGCGCGTGTCGCTCTCGCTCAAGGCGACCCAGGAGGACCCGTGGCAGATCTTCGCCCGCACCCACGCGATCGGCCAGATCGCACCGGGCAAGGTCACGAAGCTCGTCCCCTTCGGCGCCTTCGTCCGCGTCGCGGACGGCATCGAGGGCCTCGTGCACATCTCGGAGCTCTCCGCGAAGCACGTCGAGCTCGCCGAGCAGGTCGTGTCGGTCGGCGAGGAGGTCTTCGTCAAGGTCATCGACATCGACCTGGACCGCCGCCGCATCTCGCTCTCGCTCAAGCAGGCGAACGAGGGCGTCGACCCGAACAACGCCGAGTTCGACTCCGGCCTCGCCGCGCTGTACGGCATGGTCACCGAGTACGACGAGCAGGGGAACTACAAGTACCCCGAGGGCTTCGACGCGGAGACCGGCGAGTGGATGGAGGGCTTCGACGCCCAGCGCGAGGCGTGGGAGGCCGAGTACGCGGCCGCTCAGACCCGCTGGGAGGCCCACAAGGCGCAGGTCCTCAAGGCCGAGGAGGAGGGCGAGAAGGATCTGCTCCCCTCGTCGAGCTCCTACGGCGGCGGCGAGGGCGCGTCGTCCTCGGCGTCCTCCACGGGCGGCACGCTCGCGGACGACGAGTCGCTCGCGGCGCTCCGGGAGAAGCTCTCGAGCAACTCCTAA
- a CDS encoding DUF885 domain-containing protein — protein MTDATQPARPATPIDDIAERWVDTELELHPEMHVWLGRPGREGEYSDLSPAGHEASLAAATATLAELRGATPQDAVDEVTKMDLSRELELQIEKHEAGMHRRELNVIASEPQGLRDIFDLLPTSTEQDWAHIATRLHNLPGAMRGYIETLREGIRTGQTPAVRQVREVIAQAEKQIAPTGFFFELAGGASAEDGSALPDSLRAELRSGAEASAVAYGELAAFLRDELAPVAPEKDAVGRELYALASRDFLGAEVDLDETYEWGIEELARMVAEQESIAREIVEGGGVEAAVAFLDADESRKLHGTEALQRWMQETSDRAVEELGRTHFDIPSEIRALECMIAPTQEGGIYYTGPADDFSRPGRMWWSVPEGVTEFDTWRELTTVYHEGVPGHHLQIGQATYNRAQLNSWRRFAGTSGHAEGWALYAERLMEELGYLDDPADRFGMLDGQRMRAARVVLDIGVHLEKPLPDGSGTWSGDDAFGFLGRNVNMNEGFVRFEVNRYLGWPGQAPSYKVGQRIWEQLRDDAKAREGAAFDIKAFHKRALDIGGVGLDTLRAALGG, from the coding sequence ATGACGGATGCGACGCAGCCCGCGCGGCCAGCCACCCCCATCGACGACATCGCGGAGCGGTGGGTCGACACCGAGCTCGAGCTCCACCCCGAGATGCACGTGTGGCTCGGACGGCCGGGACGCGAGGGCGAGTACTCCGACCTCTCGCCCGCCGGGCACGAGGCCTCGCTCGCGGCCGCGACGGCGACGCTCGCCGAGCTCCGCGGCGCGACGCCGCAGGATGCGGTCGACGAGGTCACGAAGATGGATCTGTCGCGCGAGCTTGAGCTGCAGATCGAGAAGCACGAGGCGGGCATGCACCGCCGCGAGCTCAACGTGATCGCCTCGGAGCCGCAGGGACTCCGCGACATCTTCGACCTGCTCCCCACGTCGACGGAGCAGGACTGGGCGCACATCGCGACGCGGCTGCACAACCTGCCCGGCGCGATGCGCGGCTACATCGAGACGCTCCGCGAGGGCATCCGCACGGGGCAGACGCCGGCGGTGCGCCAGGTCCGCGAGGTCATCGCGCAGGCGGAGAAGCAGATCGCGCCGACGGGCTTCTTCTTCGAGCTCGCGGGCGGTGCCTCGGCGGAGGACGGCAGCGCGCTCCCCGACTCGCTCCGCGCGGAGCTCCGCTCGGGCGCCGAGGCCTCGGCTGTCGCGTACGGCGAGCTGGCGGCCTTCCTCCGCGACGAGCTCGCGCCCGTCGCGCCCGAGAAAGACGCGGTCGGCCGCGAGCTCTATGCGCTCGCCTCGCGCGACTTCCTCGGCGCCGAGGTCGACCTCGACGAGACCTACGAGTGGGGGATCGAGGAGCTCGCGCGCATGGTCGCCGAGCAGGAGTCGATCGCGCGCGAGATCGTCGAGGGCGGCGGCGTCGAGGCGGCGGTCGCCTTCCTCGACGCGGACGAGTCGCGCAAGCTGCACGGCACCGAGGCGCTCCAGCGCTGGATGCAGGAGACGAGCGACCGCGCGGTCGAGGAGCTCGGCCGGACCCACTTCGACATCCCCTCGGAGATCCGCGCGCTCGAGTGCATGATCGCCCCCACGCAGGAGGGCGGCATCTACTACACGGGCCCCGCCGACGACTTCTCCCGGCCCGGGCGGATGTGGTGGAGCGTCCCCGAGGGCGTCACCGAGTTCGACACGTGGCGCGAGCTGACGACCGTCTATCACGAGGGCGTGCCGGGCCATCACCTCCAGATCGGGCAGGCGACGTACAACCGGGCGCAGCTCAACTCGTGGCGGCGCTTCGCGGGCACGTCCGGCCACGCCGAGGGCTGGGCGCTCTACGCCGAGCGGCTCATGGAGGAGCTCGGCTACCTCGACGACCCGGCCGACCGCTTCGGGATGCTCGACGGGCAGCGCATGCGCGCCGCGCGCGTCGTGCTCGACATCGGCGTGCACCTCGAGAAGCCGCTGCCGGACGGCTCGGGCACCTGGTCGGGCGATGACGCCTTCGGCTTCCTCGGCCGCAACGTGAACATGAACGAGGGCTTCGTGCGCTTCGAGGTGAACCGCTACCTCGGGTGGCCGGGCCAGGCGCCCTCGTACAAGGTGGGCCAGCGGATCTGGGAGCAGCTCCGCGACGACGCGAAGGCGCGGGAGGGCGCCGCCTTCGACATCAAGGCCTTCCACAAGCGGGCGCTGGACATCGGCGGGGTCGGGCTCGACACGCTGCGCGCGGCCCTCGGCGGCTAG
- a CDS encoding PTS sugar transporter subunit IIA — MSDEAATPLTELLSESSIRLDATASSRDEAIRQAGQALLEAGAIDDSYIDAMLERENTVSTYVGEGVAIPHGTLAGKDSVKQDALSVLRFPEGVDWDGNDVRVAVGIAAKGNGHIALLSQLATVLLDPDKAEALRNATTSDEVYELLAAEDDEDE; from the coding sequence GTGTCGGATGAGGCTGCGACTCCGCTGACCGAGCTCCTGTCGGAGTCCTCGATCCGGCTGGATGCCACGGCATCCAGCCGGGACGAGGCGATCCGCCAGGCCGGTCAGGCCCTGCTCGAGGCGGGGGCGATCGATGACTCGTACATCGACGCCATGCTCGAGCGGGAGAACACGGTGTCCACCTACGTCGGCGAGGGTGTGGCGATCCCGCACGGCACCCTCGCCGGCAAGGACTCCGTGAAGCAGGACGCGCTGAGCGTCCTCCGCTTCCCGGAGGGCGTGGACTGGGACGGCAACGACGTGCGCGTCGCCGTCGGCATCGCCGCCAAGGGCAACGGGCACATCGCCCTGCTCTCCCAGCTCGCCACCGTGCTGCTCGACCCCGACAAGGCCGAGGCGCTCCGCAACGCCACCACCTCCGACGAGGTGTACGAGCTGCTGGCCGCCGAGGACGACGAGGACGAGTAG
- a CDS encoding metallophosphoesterase has protein sequence MTSPARARRSTARAAASLLLALPIAAGVLLPPEPAAAAPEGSFTIAIIPDTQGYTASAALAPTFTAQTEWIAAQREELGIAFAIHLGDLVESWPVAAQWERASASMAVLDRAGIPSSVLPGNHDLDFSTGGSPHYDRLFPPSRYAEASWNSPAVSYGGYLGDGRLGREPVDRGNKDSYSLLSAEGLDLLILNLEFESPEYTIGWAQRVIDAHPDRQVILATHGFIHTGGARSNTVVRPDTTVLTANQLWQRLVYPNCRVFMVVNGHWHDGENGEARRSDPNACGRPVHQILTDYQSRANGGDGWLRTYTFTPAEDRIDAATYSPTLGRYEEDASSRFSLSADLSGRTPEVLLAGGATWRWRNDAGAWPAGWTGAGFADGGWGSARAPLGFGSGVATSIDVPPPSSNRPRTMLFRQSFDVADAAGLSGATITTRADDGVAVWVNGTEVGRAGLPAGTLSTSTYASAAPSTSAATAAPRTFAIPAGLLRDGANVVAASTHLNYRATPDASFDLSITAQRAGAPTAPAAPVLSAAASGPDAVTLSWTSAGPGVTGFELRRDGALVATPPASARSFADAGLSPSTRYEYELVARAGALASAPGRASATTPAAPVEQPATLVASGSSWRWLRTPAAWPAGWTGAGFADGAWAQGRAPLGFGSSSIATSTDVPPPSSDRPRSTVMRHRFTVDDPSRWRELVLRTRADDGLVVFLNGVELGRAGMPTGALSAQSYATAAPRTSTAVAAGTSFAVPASALRAGENVLAVSVHLNYRATPDSSFDLQLAGLRRG, from the coding sequence ATGACCAGCCCCGCCCGCGCCCGCCGATCGACGGCCCGCGCCGCCGCATCCCTCCTGCTCGCGCTGCCGATCGCAGCCGGCGTCCTCCTGCCGCCGGAGCCCGCCGCGGCTGCCCCCGAGGGCTCCTTCACGATCGCGATCATCCCCGACACGCAGGGCTACACGGCCTCGGCGGCGCTCGCGCCCACCTTCACGGCGCAGACGGAGTGGATCGCCGCCCAGCGCGAGGAGCTCGGGATCGCGTTCGCGATCCACCTCGGGGACCTCGTGGAGTCCTGGCCGGTCGCGGCCCAGTGGGAGCGCGCGAGCGCCTCGATGGCGGTGCTCGACCGGGCGGGCATCCCGAGCTCGGTCCTGCCCGGCAACCACGATCTCGACTTCTCGACCGGCGGCTCGCCGCACTACGACCGGCTCTTCCCGCCGAGCCGCTACGCGGAGGCGAGCTGGAACTCGCCCGCCGTGAGCTACGGCGGCTACCTCGGCGACGGGCGGCTGGGCCGCGAGCCGGTCGACCGCGGCAACAAGGACAGCTACAGCCTGCTGAGCGCCGAGGGCCTCGACCTCCTGATCCTCAACCTCGAGTTCGAGAGCCCCGAGTACACGATCGGCTGGGCGCAGCGCGTCATCGACGCCCATCCGGACCGGCAGGTGATCCTCGCGACGCACGGCTTCATCCACACGGGCGGGGCGCGCTCGAACACGGTGGTCCGTCCCGACACGACCGTGCTCACGGCGAATCAGCTGTGGCAGCGGCTCGTGTACCCGAACTGCCGCGTCTTCATGGTCGTCAACGGGCACTGGCACGACGGCGAGAACGGGGAGGCGCGTCGCAGCGACCCGAACGCCTGCGGGCGGCCCGTGCACCAGATCCTCACCGATTATCAGAGCCGCGCGAACGGCGGCGACGGCTGGCTGCGCACCTACACCTTCACGCCGGCCGAGGACCGGATCGACGCCGCGACCTACTCGCCGACCCTCGGCCGGTACGAGGAGGATGCGAGCAGCCGCTTCTCGCTGAGCGCCGACCTGTCCGGGCGGACGCCCGAGGTGCTCCTCGCGGGCGGCGCGACGTGGCGCTGGCGCAACGACGCGGGAGCCTGGCCCGCGGGGTGGACGGGCGCGGGCTTCGCCGACGGCGGCTGGGGCTCCGCGCGGGCGCCGCTCGGCTTCGGCTCCGGCGTCGCGACCAGCATCGACGTGCCCCCGCCGAGCTCGAACCGCCCGCGCACGATGCTCTTCCGCCAGTCCTTCGACGTCGCTGACGCCGCCGGCCTGAGCGGGGCGACGATCACCACGCGCGCCGACGACGGCGTCGCGGTGTGGGTCAACGGCACGGAGGTCGGGCGGGCGGGGCTGCCGGCGGGCACGCTCTCGACGAGCACCTACGCGAGCGCCGCGCCCTCGACCTCCGCGGCGACGGCCGCGCCGCGCACCTTCGCGATCCCGGCGGGCCTCCTGCGCGACGGCGCCAACGTCGTCGCCGCCTCGACGCACCTCAACTACCGGGCGACGCCGGACGCGAGCTTCGACCTCTCCATCACGGCGCAGCGCGCCGGCGCTCCGACCGCGCCCGCGGCGCCCGTGCTGAGCGCCGCCGCCAGCGGGCCGGATGCCGTGACCCTGAGCTGGACGAGCGCCGGCCCCGGCGTCACCGGCTTCGAGCTGCGCCGCGACGGCGCGCTCGTCGCCACGCCCCCGGCATCCGCGCGGAGCTTCGCGGATGCCGGGCTCAGTCCCTCGACGCGCTACGAGTACGAGCTCGTCGCACGGGCGGGCGCCCTCGCCTCCGCCCCCGGGCGCGCCTCGGCGACGACGCCCGCGGCGCCCGTCGAGCAGCCGGCGACGCTCGTCGCCTCGGGCTCGAGCTGGCGGTGGCTGCGGACCCCGGCGGCGTGGCCGGCCGGCTGGACGGGGGCGGGCTTCGCCGACGGAGCGTGGGCGCAGGGGCGCGCCCCGCTCGGCTTCGGCTCGAGCTCGATCGCGACGAGCACCGACGTGCCGCCGCCGAGCTCCGACCGGCCGCGCAGCACGGTCATGCGCCACCGCTTCACGGTCGACGATCCGAGCCGCTGGCGCGAGCTCGTGCTGCGCACCCGTGCCGACGACGGCCTGGTCGTCTTCCTCAACGGCGTCGAGCTGGGCCGCGCCGGGATGCCGACCGGCGCGCTGAGCGCGCAGAGCTATGCGACGGCGGCGCCCCGGACGAGCACGGCGGTCGCCGCGGGCACGAGCTTCGCGGTCCCCGCCTCGGCGCTCCGGGCGGGGGAGAACGTGCTCGCCGTCTCGGTGCACCTCAACTACCGGGCGACGCCGGATTCGAGCTTCGACCTCCAGCTCGCGGGGCTGCGGCGCGGCTGA
- a CDS encoding DeoR/GlpR family DNA-binding transcription regulator, producing MYAPERHQQILDTARSRGRVEVAGLARELSVTPETVRRDLTALERRGVLRRVHGGAIPVERLGIEPAVADREAHATGEKDRIARAALEELPDGGSLILDAGTTTVRVAELLPTDRELTVVTHSIPVASALVGRANINLHLLGGIVRGRTLAAVGEWTRSQISEVFADVAFMGTNGLSVERGLTTPDMAEAIVKRALIDAARRIVVLADHSKFGREDFARVAPLAGIDTVITDSGVDADFAEELENAGPRVVIV from the coding sequence TTGTACGCACCGGAGCGACACCAGCAGATCCTGGACACGGCACGCTCGCGCGGTCGCGTCGAGGTCGCCGGCCTCGCACGCGAGCTCTCCGTCACCCCGGAGACCGTCCGCCGCGACCTGACGGCCCTCGAGCGCCGCGGCGTCCTCCGCCGGGTCCACGGCGGCGCCATCCCGGTGGAGCGTCTCGGCATCGAGCCGGCGGTCGCCGATCGCGAGGCGCACGCCACGGGGGAGAAGGACCGGATCGCGCGCGCCGCCCTCGAGGAGCTGCCCGACGGCGGCTCGCTCATCCTCGACGCCGGCACGACGACCGTCCGCGTCGCCGAGCTCCTGCCGACCGACCGCGAGCTCACGGTCGTGACCCACTCGATCCCCGTCGCGAGCGCGCTCGTCGGGCGCGCGAACATCAACCTCCACCTCCTCGGCGGCATCGTCCGCGGTCGCACGCTCGCCGCGGTCGGCGAGTGGACGCGCAGCCAGATCTCCGAGGTCTTCGCCGACGTCGCCTTCATGGGCACGAACGGCCTCAGCGTCGAGCGGGGCCTCACGACGCCCGACATGGCGGAGGCGATCGTCAAGCGGGCCCTCATCGACGCGGCGCGGCGCATCGTCGTGCTCGCCGACCACTCGAAGTTCGGCCGCGAGGACTTCGCGCGCGTCGCGCCCCTCGCCGGCATCGACACCGTCATCACCGACTCGGGCGTCGACGCGGACTTCGCGGAGGAGCTCGAGAACGCGGGCCCCCGGGTGGTGATCGTGTGA
- a CDS encoding zinc-dependent dehydrogenase encodes MRVARYYAPGDIRLDDDPSPVVGEGELLVRVRACSMCGTDVKISRSGHPNMTPPQVMGHEIAGEIHEVGAGVDGWTVGDRVQIIAAIPDGSCAECRRGHLAVCENQRSMGYQFPGGFAEHVIVPREVLAVDGVNRIPEALSYVEASVAEPLACVLNGQELARVGEGDTVVVIGSGPIGCLHVRLARARGAARVMLLDVNAERLARAAELVEPDDVVSPADDASAVQAVLDATGGRGADVVITAAASGPAQEAGLRMLARRGRLSLFGGLAKDAPMITVDANLVHYRELTLVGVNGSSPAHNREALELIASGRVPVADLVTHRLPLDRVLEAFDLVASGDAIKVTIEP; translated from the coding sequence GTGAGAGTCGCGAGGTACTACGCCCCGGGCGACATCCGCCTCGACGACGACCCGTCACCTGTCGTCGGCGAGGGGGAGCTGCTCGTCCGGGTGCGTGCGTGCTCGATGTGCGGCACCGACGTCAAGATCTCCCGATCCGGGCACCCCAACATGACCCCGCCACAGGTCATGGGGCACGAGATCGCGGGGGAGATCCACGAGGTCGGAGCCGGAGTCGACGGATGGACCGTCGGGGATCGCGTGCAGATCATCGCCGCGATCCCCGACGGGTCCTGCGCCGAGTGCCGTCGCGGCCATCTCGCCGTGTGCGAGAACCAGCGCTCCATGGGCTATCAGTTCCCGGGAGGCTTCGCCGAGCACGTCATCGTGCCGCGCGAGGTCCTCGCGGTGGACGGCGTGAACCGCATCCCCGAGGCGCTCTCGTACGTCGAGGCCTCGGTCGCGGAGCCGCTCGCCTGCGTCCTCAACGGCCAGGAGCTGGCGCGAGTCGGCGAGGGCGACACGGTCGTCGTGATCGGCTCCGGGCCGATCGGCTGCCTCCATGTCCGGCTCGCCCGGGCGCGCGGCGCCGCCCGGGTCATGCTGCTCGACGTCAACGCCGAGCGGCTCGCCCGCGCGGCCGAGCTGGTCGAGCCGGATGACGTCGTCTCCCCGGCGGACGACGCCTCCGCCGTCCAGGCGGTGCTGGATGCGACGGGCGGCCGCGGCGCCGACGTCGTCATCACCGCCGCCGCGTCCGGCCCCGCACAGGAGGCCGGGCTCCGGATGCTCGCACGTCGCGGCCGGCTCAGCCTCTTCGGCGGCCTCGCGAAGGACGCGCCCATGATCACGGTCGACGCGAACCTCGTGCACTACCGCGAGCTCACCCTCGTCGGCGTCAACGGCTCGAGTCCCGCGCACAACCGCGAGGCGCTCGAGCTCATCGCCTCGGGCCGCGTGCCCGTCGCGGATCTCGTGACCCACCGCCTCCCGCTCGATCGCGTGCTCGAGGCCTTCGACCTCGTCGCGAGCGGCGACGCCATCAAGGTCACGATCGAGCCCTGA
- a CDS encoding HPr family phosphocarrier protein encodes MSERKVVVASSVGLHARPASLFSQAAAKTGVAVTLTSAAGKSVNAASILGVLSLGIGHGEEVTIASDAEGAEAALDELQTLLETDLDKE; translated from the coding sequence ATGTCCGAACGCAAGGTCGTCGTCGCATCGTCGGTCGGGCTGCACGCCCGCCCCGCCTCGCTCTTCAGCCAGGCCGCCGCCAAGACCGGCGTCGCCGTGACGCTCACCTCGGCCGCCGGCAAGAGCGTCAACGCGGCGAGCATCCTCGGGGTGCTCTCGCTCGGCATCGGCCACGGCGAGGAGGTCACGATCGCCTCCGACGCGGAGGGTGCCGAGGCCGCGCTCGACGAGCTGCAGACGCTGCTCGAGACGGACCTCGACAAGGAGTAG
- a CDS encoding 1-phosphofructokinase family hexose kinase, with amino-acid sequence MIVTLTLNPSLDRTVLVDELEPGAVLRTSEPVLEPGGKGVNVTRALTANGHESIAVVGVAGPEGAELTRLLKSASVPCRFVPVSGRTRSNLTICEADGAVTKLNEPGSPLGEADLRAVATAVRSAVREGDWLVVSGSTPPSIEGSDIRSLLRDAVQAGACLAIDSSGYALAASVEVSPRIVKPNRQELSELVGRELGSIAAVVEGAQEIRARGVELVLVSLGAEGAVLVGPDVVLVGESRVPRPVSTVGAGDSFLAGFLSRFSADESDLAGALVEALAWGAAATGLPGSAVPGPEDLDRSIVQLVWQPDLDRPLVAT; translated from the coding sequence GTGATCGTCACCCTCACGCTCAACCCGAGCCTCGATCGCACGGTCCTCGTCGACGAGCTGGAGCCGGGCGCGGTGCTGCGCACCTCCGAGCCGGTGCTCGAGCCGGGCGGCAAGGGCGTCAACGTCACGCGCGCACTCACGGCGAACGGCCACGAGTCGATCGCGGTCGTCGGCGTCGCCGGTCCCGAGGGGGCCGAGCTGACGCGCCTGCTGAAGTCCGCCTCCGTGCCGTGCCGCTTCGTTCCGGTCTCGGGCCGCACCCGCTCGAATCTCACGATCTGCGAGGCCGACGGCGCCGTCACGAAGCTCAACGAGCCCGGCTCTCCGCTCGGCGAGGCCGATCTCCGCGCCGTCGCGACCGCCGTGCGCTCCGCGGTCCGCGAGGGCGACTGGCTGGTCGTCTCCGGCAGCACGCCGCCGTCGATCGAGGGCAGCGACATCCGGAGCCTCCTCCGGGATGCCGTCCAGGCGGGCGCGTGCCTCGCGATCGACTCCTCCGGCTACGCCCTGGCGGCCTCCGTCGAGGTGAGCCCGCGCATCGTGAAGCCGAACCGGCAGGAGCTCTCCGAGCTCGTCGGCCGGGAGCTCGGCTCCATCGCCGCGGTCGTCGAGGGCGCGCAGGAGATCCGCGCCCGCGGCGTCGAGCTCGTCCTCGTCAGCCTCGGCGCCGAGGGCGCCGTGCTCGTCGGGCCCGACGTGGTCCTCGTGGGCGAGTCGCGCGTGCCGCGGCCCGTCTCGACCGTCGGCGCGGGGGACAGCTTCCTCGCCGGCTTCCTCTCCCGCTTCTCCGCCGACGAGAGCGATCTCGCCGGCGCGCTCGTCGAGGCCCTCGCCTGGGGCGCCGCCGCGACCGGTCTCCCCGGCAGCGCGGTCCCGGGCCCCGAGGACCTCGACCGCTCGATCGTCCAGCTGGTGTGGCAGCCAGATCTGGATCGGCCACTCGTGGCCACCTGA